A single window of Streptomyces cathayae DNA harbors:
- a CDS encoding MarC family protein: MFDVAVFGSLFLTLFVIMDPPGITPIFLALTAGRPAKVQRRMAFQAVCVAGGVIVLFGLVGQQILDYLHVSVPALMIAGGLLLLLIALDLLTGKTDEPQQTKDVNVALVPLGMPLLAGPGAIVSVILAVQEADGTTAQVSVWAAILAVHVVLWLVMRYSLLIIRVIKDGGVVLVTRLAGMMLSAIAVQQIINGVTQVIQGG; the protein is encoded by the coding sequence ATGTTCGACGTCGCCGTCTTCGGCTCCCTTTTCCTGACCCTTTTCGTCATCATGGATCCCCCGGGGATCACCCCGATCTTCCTGGCCCTGACCGCGGGGCGGCCCGCCAAGGTGCAGAGGCGGATGGCCTTCCAGGCGGTCTGCGTGGCCGGTGGGGTGATCGTCCTGTTCGGGCTGGTCGGGCAGCAGATCCTCGACTACCTGCACGTGTCCGTACCGGCGCTGATGATCGCGGGCGGGCTGCTGCTCCTGCTGATCGCGCTCGACCTGCTCACCGGCAAGACCGACGAGCCCCAGCAGACCAAGGACGTCAACGTCGCGCTGGTCCCGCTCGGCATGCCGCTGCTGGCCGGTCCCGGAGCGATCGTTTCGGTCATCCTCGCCGTGCAGGAGGCGGACGGCACGACCGCCCAGGTGTCGGTGTGGGCGGCGATCCTCGCCGTCCACGTCGTGCTGTGGCTGGTCATGCGGTACTCGCTGCTGATCATCCGGGTCATCAAGGACGGCGGGGTGGTCCTGGTGACGCGCCTCGCGGGCATGATGCTCTCCGCGATCGCCGTGCAGCAGATCATCAACGGGGTCACACAGGTGATCCAGGGCGGCTGA
- a CDS encoding suppressor of fused domain protein, with amino-acid sequence MADVLPLVEARLRTTLGEPDARAAVTFLGTDRFEVLRFREGGIVRYATLGMSAQPMADPTAVVADPVAGPRVELLLSVRDGLADTDKVLRPLAVLAASPQVEGVVVAPGASLDVGEPLWPGAPFTSVLVAEPGGLVEDLELDEPLDPVRFLPLLPMTPNEAAWKRVHGAQALQERWLARGTDLRHPARASVSLE; translated from the coding sequence ATGGCTGATGTTCTTCCTCTGGTCGAGGCCCGGTTGCGTACGACTCTGGGCGAACCGGACGCACGCGCGGCGGTCACCTTCCTGGGTACGGACCGCTTCGAGGTGCTGCGTTTCCGCGAGGGAGGCATCGTGCGCTACGCCACCCTCGGCATGTCCGCGCAGCCCATGGCCGACCCCACGGCGGTGGTCGCGGACCCCGTCGCGGGCCCGCGCGTGGAGCTGCTGCTGTCCGTACGAGACGGTCTCGCCGACACCGACAAGGTGCTCCGTCCGCTCGCCGTGCTCGCGGCGTCCCCGCAGGTCGAGGGCGTGGTCGTGGCCCCCGGCGCCTCCCTCGACGTCGGTGAACCGCTGTGGCCCGGGGCCCCGTTCACCTCGGTGCTGGTGGCCGAGCCGGGCGGTCTGGTGGAGGACCTGGAGCTCGACGAGCCCCTGGATCCCGTACGGTTCCTGCCGCTGCTGCCGATGACTCCGAACGAGGCGGCCTGGAAGCGGGTGCACGGCGCCCAGGCGCTCCAGGAGCGCTGGCTGGCCCGGGGCACGGACCTGCGGCATCCCGCCCGCGCCTCCGTCTCGCTGGAGTGA
- a CDS encoding PHP domain-containing protein, translating to MRIDLHTHSTASDGTDSPAGLVRKAAAAGLDVVALTDHDTTRGHAEALAALPAGLTLVTGAELSCRLDGIGMHMLAYLFDPAEPALLAERELVRDDRVPRARGMVAKLNALGVPVTWEQITRIAGDGSVGRPHVATALVELGVVASVSDAFTPQWLADGGRAHMEKHETDPFEALRLIKGAGGVAVFAHPAAAKRGRTVPESALAALAEAGLDGIEVDHMDHDPETRARLRGLAKELGLLVTGSSDYHGSRKSCELGEFTTDPEVYGEITRRATGAFPVPGAGGA from the coding sequence GTGCGTATCGATCTGCACACCCACTCCACCGCGTCCGACGGCACGGACTCCCCGGCCGGTCTGGTCCGCAAGGCCGCCGCTGCGGGTCTCGACGTCGTCGCGCTGACCGACCACGACACCACCCGCGGTCACGCCGAGGCCCTCGCCGCGCTCCCTGCGGGGCTCACGCTGGTGACCGGCGCCGAGCTCTCCTGCCGGCTCGACGGTATCGGCATGCACATGCTGGCCTACCTCTTCGACCCCGCGGAGCCGGCCCTGCTCGCCGAGCGCGAGCTGGTCCGGGACGACCGGGTGCCGCGGGCCCGGGGCATGGTCGCCAAGCTGAACGCCCTGGGTGTGCCCGTCACCTGGGAGCAGATCACGCGGATCGCCGGCGACGGCTCGGTGGGCCGCCCGCACGTGGCCACCGCACTCGTCGAACTGGGCGTGGTGGCGAGCGTGAGCGACGCGTTCACCCCGCAGTGGCTGGCCGACGGCGGCCGGGCCCACATGGAGAAGCACGAGACGGACCCCTTCGAGGCGCTCCGGCTGATCAAGGGCGCGGGCGGGGTCGCGGTGTTCGCCCACCCGGCCGCCGCCAAGCGCGGCCGGACCGTACCGGAGTCCGCGCTGGCCGCGCTGGCCGAGGCCGGCCTCGACGGCATCGAGGTCGACCACATGGACCACGACCCCGAGACCAGGGCGCGACTGCGCGGCCTCGCGAAGGAACTGGGACTGCTGGTGACCGGGTCCAGCGACTACCACGGCAGCCGGAAGAGCTGCGAGCTCGGCGAGTTCACGACGGACCCCGAGGTGTACGGCGAGATCACGCGGCGCGCGACCGGCGCGTTCCCGGTGCCGGGGGCCGGCGGAGCCTGA
- a CDS encoding NYN domain-containing protein — MNDDLAELNSRIDRTNELLQRMLAEVAKTPSTHAIFVDAGYLYAAAGRLVAGTEDRRAFDLDAEGFIDALIDRARTIFADSRLLRVYWYDGARRRIHTAEQQTIAELPDVKVRLGNLNANNQQKGVDSLIRSDLESLARYRAISDAALLGGDEDLVPAVEAAQGYGARVHLWGIEAPEGRNQAEPLLWEVDSQRTFELDFFKPYVSRRTAPAYEPATGRPTREDVRFVGAQIAAKWLAERGRDTLVELLPGHPYLPGSVDQDLLVEAEGLLQYSLRGQADLRRALRDGFWSHLQAQY; from the coding sequence ATGAACGATGACCTCGCGGAGCTGAACTCCCGTATCGACCGCACGAACGAGCTGCTGCAGCGCATGCTCGCCGAGGTGGCGAAGACGCCCTCGACACACGCGATCTTCGTCGACGCCGGCTACCTGTACGCGGCGGCGGGGCGGCTGGTGGCCGGGACGGAGGACCGCAGGGCCTTCGACCTCGACGCCGAGGGATTCATCGACGCGCTCATCGACCGGGCCCGCACCATCTTCGCGGACAGCAGGCTGCTGCGCGTCTACTGGTACGACGGGGCCCGGCGCCGCATCCACACCGCCGAGCAGCAGACCATCGCGGAGCTCCCCGACGTCAAGGTCCGCCTCGGCAACCTCAACGCCAACAACCAGCAGAAGGGCGTCGACTCCCTGATCCGCTCCGACCTGGAGTCACTGGCCCGGTACCGCGCCATCAGCGACGCGGCCCTGCTGGGCGGTGACGAGGACCTGGTCCCGGCGGTCGAGGCCGCCCAGGGGTACGGCGCCCGCGTCCACCTCTGGGGCATCGAGGCCCCCGAGGGGCGCAACCAGGCCGAGCCCCTGCTCTGGGAGGTCGACAGCCAGCGCACCTTCGAACTCGACTTCTTCAAGCCGTACGTCTCCCGGCGCACGGCCCCCGCGTACGAGCCCGCGACAGGCCGGCCCACCCGCGAGGACGTCCGTTTCGTCGGTGCGCAGATCGCCGCGAAGTGGCTCGCCGAACGGGGCCGGGACACGCTGGTGGAACTGCTGCCCGGCCACCCCTACCTGCCCGGCTCGGTCGACCAGGACCTGCTGGTGGAGGCCGAGGGCCTGCTGCAGTACTCCCTGCGCGGCCAGGCGGACCTGAGACGCGCGCTGCGCGACGGCTTCTGGTCCCACCTCCAGGCGCAGTACTAG
- a CDS encoding DUF6758 family protein, whose product MRGEPSCPKCGGRVRAPGLFSDAWQCDVHGVVHPVQPVIPPSVDALNVVVRRTRVPVWMPWPLPVGWLFTGVASAGDDRGGGRATAVACTGPGPLGGMGELVLVAEELGVGLGARYAGVDGPDPGPYLNVEKPAETKVLAAGRPTPLWHVSKAPDDRAVFAGEALGMWLWAVLWPEQSGLLMYDELVLTDLRDAGAEVGLVPCGALSPRLMETRP is encoded by the coding sequence ATGAGGGGCGAACCCAGTTGCCCGAAGTGTGGTGGCCGGGTCAGGGCTCCCGGCCTCTTCTCCGATGCGTGGCAGTGTGATGTGCACGGTGTGGTGCATCCGGTCCAGCCCGTGATACCGCCGAGCGTCGACGCCCTCAACGTCGTCGTGCGGCGCACCCGGGTGCCGGTGTGGATGCCGTGGCCGCTGCCGGTGGGCTGGCTGTTCACCGGTGTGGCCTCGGCGGGTGACGACCGCGGCGGCGGCCGGGCCACCGCCGTCGCCTGCACCGGGCCCGGACCGCTCGGCGGCATGGGTGAACTCGTCCTCGTGGCCGAGGAACTCGGCGTCGGGCTGGGTGCGCGGTACGCGGGCGTCGACGGCCCGGACCCCGGCCCGTATCTGAACGTCGAGAAGCCCGCCGAGACCAAGGTGCTGGCCGCCGGCCGGCCGACCCCGCTCTGGCACGTCTCCAAGGCGCCGGACGACCGGGCGGTCTTCGCGGGCGAGGCGCTCGGGATGTGGCTGTGGGCGGTGCTCTGGCCCGAGCAGTCCGGGCTCCTGATGTACGACGAACTGGTCCTCACCGACCTCCGGGACGCCGGGGCCGAGGTGGGACTGGTGCCCTGCGGGGCGCTGTCACCGCGGCTGATGGAGACGAGACCGTAG
- a CDS encoding alpha/beta fold hydrolase — protein MTSHPTPASVPPPTPAPASAPPTGARAYRLRTSRGEFAVVDVPPADGAQPKGVVLALPGFTGSKEDFTLLHGPLAAHGYRSIAVDGRGQYESDGPADDESAYAQAELAQDVLAQAEALGAAAPLHLVGHSLGGQIARAAVLEDHSPFRSLTLISSGPARISVSQEQRVKLLREALDRMSMAQCWEAILAMGPPEEVGGPARGLGGQEHLRRRWLATRPAQLLATGRQLCTEPDRVAELAAVPLPFHVLSGAHDDTWPVPDLDAMAVRLNAHRTVVAGAEHSPNVDRPAPTAHALAAFWDRLHDDGDDTPHHGRHGPGRAV, from the coding sequence GTGACCAGCCACCCCACCCCCGCTTCCGTTCCCCCTCCGACCCCGGCCCCAGCCTCCGCCCCACCCACCGGCGCGCGGGCGTACCGGCTTCGCACGTCCCGTGGGGAGTTCGCCGTCGTCGACGTGCCACCGGCCGACGGGGCCCAGCCGAAGGGGGTCGTGCTGGCACTGCCCGGGTTCACGGGCAGCAAGGAGGACTTCACGCTGCTGCACGGGCCGCTCGCCGCACACGGATACCGCAGCATCGCCGTGGACGGGCGGGGACAGTACGAGTCGGACGGCCCCGCTGACGACGAATCCGCTTATGCCCAGGCCGAGTTGGCGCAGGATGTGCTCGCGCAGGCGGAGGCGCTCGGCGCGGCTGCGCCGCTGCACCTCGTCGGGCACTCGCTCGGCGGCCAGATCGCCCGTGCGGCCGTGCTCGAGGACCACTCCCCGTTCCGTTCGCTCACCCTGATCTCGTCGGGCCCCGCCCGGATCTCGGTCTCCCAGGAGCAGCGCGTGAAGCTGCTGCGGGAGGCGCTCGACCGGATGTCGATGGCGCAGTGCTGGGAGGCGATCCTGGCCATGGGCCCGCCGGAGGAGGTCGGCGGCCCCGCCCGTGGGCTCGGTGGCCAGGAGCACCTGCGCCGCCGCTGGTTGGCCACCAGGCCTGCACAACTACTGGCCACCGGGCGGCAGTTGTGTACGGAGCCGGACCGGGTCGCCGAACTCGCCGCCGTGCCACTGCCGTTCCATGTGCTGTCGGGTGCGCACGACGACACCTGGCCGGTGCCGGACCTGGACGCCATGGCCGTACGGCTGAACGCGCACCGCACGGTCGTCGCCGGCGCCGAGCACTCCCCCAACGTCGACCGGCCCGCGCCCACGGCACACGCCCTCGCCGCGTTCTGGGACCGGCTCCACGACGACGGCGACGACACCCCGCACCACGGCCGGCACGGGCCGGGGCGTGCCGTCTAG